In a single window of the Orbaceae bacterium lpD04 genome:
- the tkt gene encoding transketolase, whose translation MNASTLSHRELANAIRALSMDGVQKAKSGHPGAPMGMADIAETLWRGFLKHNPTNPNWVDRDRFVLSNGHGSMLIYSLLHLTGYALSIDDLKNFRQLHSKTPGHPEYGYAPGIETTTGPLGQGIANAIGMAIAEKTLAAQFNKPGHDIVDHYTYTFLGDGCLMEGISHEACSLAGTLKLGKLIALYDDNGISIDGHIEGWFTDDTAKRFEAYGWHVIRGIDGHDANAVKVAIEQAQAVTDKPSLLMCKTVIGFGSPNKAGSHDCHGAPLGDAEIEATRKELGWNYAPFEIPAQYYEAWDAKAKGKELEANWNNRFAAYEKAYPELAVEFKRRTNNELPKNWHHDAKAFVEKLQANPATIATRKASQNAIEEFAKILPEFLGGSADLAPSNLTMWSGSKEILANPNGNYIHYGVREFGMSAIMNGITLHSGFIPYGATFLMFMEYARNAVRMAALMKIRNIFVYTHDSIGLGEDGPTHQPVEQIASLRLTPNMSTWRPCDQVESAIAWQYAIERKDGPTALIFSRQNLKQQDRTAEQLANVYRGGYILKDCAGTPELIFIATGSEVELAVEAYEKLTQDGKKVRVVSMPATDAFDKQDAAYKESVLPSSVSKRIAIEAGIADYWYKYTGLNGKVIGMTSFGESAPAELLFKEFGFTIDNVMAQAKALLS comes from the coding sequence ATGAATGCAAGTACATTATCTCACCGCGAGTTGGCAAATGCGATTCGTGCACTGAGTATGGATGGAGTACAAAAAGCAAAATCAGGTCACCCAGGAGCACCAATGGGAATGGCGGATATAGCTGAAACATTATGGCGAGGATTTTTAAAACATAATCCAACCAATCCAAATTGGGTTGATCGCGACCGATTTGTATTATCAAATGGACATGGTTCAATGTTGATCTATAGCCTATTACATTTAACTGGTTATGCGCTATCTATTGATGATTTAAAAAACTTCCGTCAACTACATTCAAAAACACCTGGTCACCCAGAATATGGTTACGCACCTGGAATTGAAACAACAACCGGACCACTTGGCCAAGGTATAGCTAACGCAATTGGCATGGCAATTGCCGAAAAAACATTGGCAGCGCAGTTTAATAAACCAGGCCATGATATTGTTGATCACTATACCTATACATTTTTAGGTGATGGCTGCTTAATGGAAGGAATTTCTCATGAAGCATGTTCACTCGCTGGTACCTTAAAATTAGGCAAATTAATCGCACTATATGATGATAATGGTATTTCCATTGATGGTCATATTGAAGGTTGGTTTACTGATGATACCGCTAAACGCTTTGAAGCTTATGGCTGGCATGTTATTCGCGGCATTGATGGCCATGATGCAAATGCGGTAAAAGTGGCGATTGAACAAGCTCAAGCGGTTACGGATAAACCATCATTATTAATGTGTAAAACAGTCATTGGTTTTGGTTCACCTAATAAAGCAGGAAGCCATGATTGCCATGGTGCACCACTTGGTGATGCTGAAATTGAAGCAACTCGTAAAGAGCTTGGTTGGAACTACGCGCCATTTGAAATTCCAGCGCAATACTATGAAGCTTGGGATGCAAAAGCTAAAGGTAAAGAACTTGAAGCAAATTGGAATAACCGATTTGCCGCTTACGAAAAAGCTTATCCAGAGCTTGCAGTCGAATTTAAGCGCCGTACCAATAATGAATTACCTAAAAACTGGCATCACGACGCTAAGGCCTTTGTTGAAAAGCTGCAAGCAAATCCAGCAACTATTGCTACTCGTAAAGCATCACAAAATGCGATTGAAGAATTTGCTAAAATCTTACCCGAATTTTTAGGCGGTAGTGCAGATCTTGCGCCAAGTAACTTAACAATGTGGTCTGGCTCAAAAGAAATTCTAGCAAATCCAAATGGTAACTATATCCACTATGGTGTACGTGAGTTTGGTATGTCAGCAATAATGAATGGTATTACGCTACATAGCGGATTCATTCCTTACGGCGCGACATTCTTAATGTTTATGGAGTATGCTCGTAATGCGGTGCGTATGGCTGCATTAATGAAAATTCGTAATATTTTTGTTTATACCCATGATTCAATCGGACTCGGCGAAGATGGCCCGACTCATCAACCCGTTGAACAAATCGCAAGCTTACGCTTAACGCCAAATATGAGTACATGGAGACCATGTGACCAAGTTGAGTCAGCAATTGCTTGGCAATATGCTATCGAACGTAAAGATGGGCCAACAGCATTAATATTCTCAAGACAAAACCTTAAACAGCAAGATCGCACAGCTGAGCAACTTGCTAATGTTTATCGTGGTGGCTATATCCTTAAAGATTGCGCAGGAACGCCTGAGCTTATCTTTATTGCAACCGGATCTGAAGTTGAACTTGCTGTTGAAGCTTATGAAAAACTAACCCAAGACGGCAAAAAAGTTCGTGTGGTATCAATGCCTGCAACGGATGCTTTTGATAAACAAGATGCCGCTTATAAAGAGTCTGTATTACCATCGTCAGTAAGTAAACGTATTGCCATTGAAGCAGGTATTGCTGATTACTGGTATAAATATACTGGCTTAAACGGTAAAGTGATTGGTATGACATCATTTGGTGAGTCAGCGCCAGCAGAGCTACTATTTAAAGAGTTTGGCTTCACTATCGATAATGTTATGGCGCAGGCCAAAGCATTACTAAGCTAA
- the feoB gene encoding Fe(2+) transporter permease subunit FeoB: protein MSIALIGNPNCGKTTLFNILTGSHQRVGNWPGVTVERKTGIFEYKKKQYEIVDLPGTYAIESNSNTTSQDEMIARDYVLSESGNVIVNIIDATNLQRSLYLTFQLIDLNLPVIVVLNMIDAVNEMGERIDVEKLSTLLGCPAVAISSTKRKGLDKLYTQIEELAVGMSKASPTIPTLAVNQNQIIEKYLATLPSDSYINKLNRWQFIEALIDHNHFSFNEQELALIVSCRQDLASWCDNEVDIAIASSRYEAIDEICKEVIEKPREASNSLSDRLDKITLGRITGIPFFLIAMYLMFIVAVKFGSVFIDFFDVLFATIFVEGLTYVLNLINAPDWLTVILADGIGTGVQTVATFIPVIAAMFFCLSFLEDSGYLARAAMVVDRAMRAIGLPGKAFVPMLVGFGCGVPAIMGTRTLDSTRDRIMSICMIPFMSCGARLPVYALLAVIFFPHSASTVVFILYLLGIAVAIVTGFVLKFTLLKGELTPFIMEMPVYRIPTLRSMLSLTWQRLKSFIFKAGKAIVIMVTVLSLLNSLGTDGSFGHQDSDNSVLSVASQKITPVFEPMGITEGNWPATVGIFTGIFAKEAVIATLNSLYSMADDNEQEPDEYSLFGGIKDAFATIPENISGLADSFLDPLGLSTVDEDIDSLQNDLEVNASAVSKIESSFGTSAAAMAYLIFILLYTPCAAALGAVYREAGSKWTAFVAIWTFVIGWICATAYYQMTLLSTSSDAAIWLISLVVIFALIVAILRIIGKYSSLSQTSSINKPKKCGKSNCCC from the coding sequence ATGAGTATTGCATTAATTGGTAATCCAAATTGTGGTAAAACCACGCTATTTAATATTTTAACCGGATCTCATCAGCGCGTAGGTAATTGGCCTGGCGTTACTGTTGAGCGTAAAACGGGTATTTTTGAATACAAGAAAAAACAATATGAAATTGTTGATTTACCCGGTACTTATGCCATAGAAAGTAATAGTAATACAACCTCTCAAGATGAAATGATTGCTCGTGATTACGTTTTATCGGAATCTGGCAATGTTATTGTCAATATTATTGATGCAACAAATTTGCAACGTAGCTTATATCTAACATTCCAATTAATTGATTTAAATCTACCGGTTATTGTCGTTTTAAATATGATTGATGCAGTTAATGAAATGGGTGAGCGAATCGATGTTGAAAAGCTATCAACGTTATTAGGTTGCCCTGCCGTTGCAATTTCATCGACGAAAAGAAAAGGTTTAGATAAGCTTTACACTCAAATTGAGGAATTAGCCGTTGGCATGTCAAAAGCAAGCCCTACGATCCCAACTTTAGCGGTTAATCAAAATCAAATTATCGAAAAATATTTAGCAACATTGCCAAGCGATAGTTATATCAATAAGCTTAATCGTTGGCAGTTTATTGAAGCGTTGATAGATCACAACCATTTTTCTTTTAATGAGCAAGAGTTGGCATTGATTGTTAGCTGTCGACAAGATCTTGCTTCATGGTGTGATAATGAAGTAGATATTGCTATCGCAAGTAGCCGCTATGAAGCGATTGATGAAATTTGTAAAGAGGTGATTGAAAAGCCAAGAGAAGCAAGTAATTCACTTTCAGATAGACTTGATAAGATCACGCTTGGGCGAATTACCGGGATCCCATTCTTTTTAATTGCAATGTATTTAATGTTCATTGTCGCAGTTAAGTTTGGTTCGGTATTTATTGATTTCTTCGATGTTTTGTTTGCAACTATTTTTGTTGAAGGCTTAACTTATGTACTTAATTTGATTAATGCGCCTGATTGGTTAACGGTGATTTTAGCTGATGGTATTGGTACCGGAGTTCAAACCGTTGCAACTTTTATTCCCGTAATTGCGGCGATGTTTTTTTGTTTATCATTTCTTGAAGATTCAGGGTACTTAGCGCGGGCGGCGATGGTAGTTGATCGCGCGATGCGAGCGATTGGTTTACCCGGTAAAGCATTTGTGCCAATGTTAGTTGGTTTTGGATGTGGTGTACCTGCGATTATGGGGACTCGGACACTTGATAGTACTCGTGATCGTATCATGTCAATTTGTATGATCCCCTTTATGTCTTGTGGCGCTCGCTTACCCGTTTACGCGCTGCTGGCCGTAATATTTTTTCCACATAGTGCCTCAACCGTGGTATTTATTCTTTATTTGCTCGGTATTGCTGTTGCTATCGTAACTGGTTTTGTACTTAAATTTACGCTGCTTAAAGGCGAATTAACGCCATTTATTATGGAAATGCCTGTTTATCGTATCCCGACGTTACGCAGCATGCTGAGTTTAACTTGGCAACGTCTAAAAAGCTTTATATTTAAAGCGGGTAAAGCAATAGTTATAATGGTCACTGTACTTAGTTTACTAAATTCATTAGGAACCGATGGTTCATTTGGTCATCAAGATTCCGATAACTCAGTTTTATCAGTTGCAAGTCAAAAAATTACGCCAGTATTTGAACCAATGGGGATAACGGAGGGTAACTGGCCTGCGACAGTTGGGATATTTACCGGAATATTTGCCAAAGAAGCGGTTATTGCAACACTTAACTCCCTTTATTCGATGGCTGATGATAATGAACAAGAACCAGATGAGTATAGTTTATTCGGTGGCATTAAAGATGCTTTTGCCACAATTCCTGAGAATATTTCAGGCCTCGCTGATTCATTCCTTGATCCACTTGGTTTATCAACTGTCGATGAAGATATTGACTCATTACAAAATGATCTTGAAGTTAATGCAAGTGCGGTGAGTAAAATTGAGTCATCATTTGGTACATCGGCTGCAGCAATGGCTTACCTTATCTTTATTTTATTATATACACCGTGCGCAGCTGCATTAGGTGCCGTGTATCGAGAGGCGGGATCTAAGTGGACAGCATTTGTTGCAATTTGGACTTTTGTGATTGGTTGGATCTGCGCAACGGCTTATTATCAAATGACGTTATTAAGCACGTCTTCAGATGCGGCGATATGGTTAATTAGTTTAGTTGTTATTTTTGCATTAATTGTTGCAATATTAAGAATAATTGGTAAATATTCATCATTATCTCAAACCTCATCGATAAATAAACCTAAAAAATGTGGTAAATCAAACTGTTGTTGCTAG
- a CDS encoding FeoC-like transcriptional regulator, whose product MLMTDIASYLELNGRASLLDLSRHFRIEESAMQQMLSFWVKKGKIKLVDASQSNCTTGHKCSDCFECDDSAHQVYIWAHTT is encoded by the coding sequence ATGTTAATGACGGATATTGCTTCATACCTTGAGTTAAATGGTCGGGCTTCTTTATTAGATTTATCAAGGCACTTTCGTATTGAAGAAAGTGCCATGCAACAAATGCTCTCTTTTTGGGTTAAAAAAGGGAAAATCAAACTTGTTGATGCATCACAATCTAATTGCACAACGGGGCACAAGTGTAGTGATTGTTTTGAATGTGATGATAGTGCCCATCAGGTTTATATTTGGGCTCATACTACTTAG
- a CDS encoding DUF1007 family protein, with product MKRPTSVKYFLGLILIIPLMVYSHPHSFITLNTEFYIEDNQLTKLHFTWQMDELTSSYLKLEYEQDPKVVFDDLMINIFENHFFSEFWLKSIEKNKAIILMPQEKDATLDFDDNKAVVNFWVKLKNPISIIDNQFELITYEKTFYVDMYYAKDNDITVNNANCNIIIEKPTPDDKTLDYAQSLDNEDTPVESDDFVLGKLFAQKVILSCK from the coding sequence ATGAAACGACCTACTAGCGTAAAGTATTTTTTAGGTTTAATCCTTATAATTCCATTAATGGTTTATAGTCATCCTCATAGTTTTATTACCCTAAACACAGAATTTTATATTGAAGATAATCAGTTAACCAAGCTTCACTTTACTTGGCAAATGGATGAACTAACATCAAGTTATCTCAAATTAGAATATGAACAAGATCCAAAGGTTGTTTTTGATGACTTAATGATTAATATTTTTGAAAATCATTTTTTCTCAGAATTTTGGCTAAAATCGATCGAAAAAAATAAAGCCATTATCCTAATGCCGCAAGAAAAAGATGCAACGCTTGATTTTGATGATAACAAAGCGGTAGTCAATTTTTGGGTAAAATTAAAAAATCCAATATCAATCATCGATAATCAATTTGAACTAATCACATATGAAAAAACGTTTTATGTTGATATGTATTATGCAAAGGACAATGATATTACCGTTAACAATGCTAACTGCAATATTATCATCGAAAAGCCAACACCTGATGATAAAACTCTAGACTATGCACAATCACTCGATAATGAAGATACACCAGTGGAATCCGACGATTTTGTGCTAGGTAAACTATTTGCTCAAAAAGTGATCTTGTCATGCAAGTAA
- a CDS encoding FeoA family protein: MNIPVLTLDRLPFGKEAVIAKLLPESLPFRRKLLAMGITPGCQVSVIRGAPLGDPLEIKMRGFTLCLRRKEAASIAVVEVAK; this comes from the coding sequence ATGAATATTCCCGTATTAACGCTAGATCGCCTGCCATTTGGCAAAGAGGCGGTTATCGCAAAACTATTACCTGAGTCACTACCATTTCGTCGAAAACTATTGGCTATGGGGATAACTCCCGGTTGCCAGGTATCAGTAATTAGGGGCGCTCCTCTTGGTGATCCATTAGAAATTAAAATGAGAGGTTTTACGCTTTGCTTAAGGCGTAAAGAGGCCGCATCAATTGCCGTTGTTGAGGTGGCAAAATGA
- the glnE gene encoding bifunctional [glutamate--ammonia ligase]-adenylyl-L-tyrosine phosphorylase/[glutamate--ammonia-ligase] adenylyltransferase translates to MTLLMTQQKNVIAQLDNCDQTLVKQYINVLISSDFLVDSFYRFPSWLIEISDNAPNNCEYVNYQHWLNDVIATINNEEQLMAALRQFRRKMLVRINWSQITNTSTTEQTLIQLSVLAEVLIIAAKDWLYQLSCKEWGTPTDCKGNTQPLIILGMGKLGGMELNFSSDIDLIFTYPEHGITKGGRRELDNSIFFTRLGQRLIKALDQITQDGFVYRVDMRLRPLGDGGPLVLSFAAMEDYYQEQGRDWERYAMVKARILGDQSDPYAKTLYTMLKPFVYRRYIDFSVLQSLRNMKGMIEREVRRRKLDNNIKLGAGGIREVEFIVQVFQLIRGGRLPALQTRSLLEALSIIEQDKLLMTEETDTLRHNYLFLRRCENILQGINDEQTQTLPDDELDKQRLALAMGFDCWLDFKHQLTTNMHANRMIFNGLIGQDDEQSVQANYNQQYDELWSNDLEFDDIKQVLPLLSDDDSRQLYQLIAQFRENIGKRTIGVRGRDILDQLMPRIFAFACEDEARLTILSRILQLLVNIVSRTTYLELLVEYPNALKQLIRLCAASPMVSDQLMRYPLLLDELIDFNALYKTVPIDGYKSELYQYLLRIESNDEEQQIEALRQFKQMQLLHIAASDIAHILPTMKVSDHLTYLAEAMLDFVVQIAWNQMVLRYGKPDYLVDDTQKGIIVVAYGKLGGLELGYSSDLDLVFLHDCPANSMTTGDKIIDSRQFYLRLVQRIIHLFNIRTNSGILYEVDVRLRPQGDAGLLACTLDSFEDYQINDAWTWEHQALVRARVVYGEPMLQSRFNQIRHRILSKQRDEQLLRQDVREMREKMRSHLGNHDKQHFNIKVDAGGIGDIEFISQYLVLNYANQQPKMTLWSDNVRILELAAKYDIMPTDEAEILTQIYINMRNEIHLLSLQLLSSQVDGQLFQSEREFVNKSWQKWLTK, encoded by the coding sequence ATGACTTTACTCATGACCCAGCAAAAAAACGTAATAGCTCAATTGGATAATTGCGATCAAACACTCGTTAAGCAGTATATTAATGTGCTAATTAGCAGTGATTTTTTAGTTGATTCATTTTATCGTTTTCCAAGTTGGTTAATTGAAATTAGTGATAATGCGCCCAATAACTGTGAATATGTCAATTATCAGCATTGGCTAAATGATGTTATTGCTACTATCAATAATGAAGAACAGTTGATGGCTGCTTTAAGGCAGTTTAGACGAAAAATGTTAGTTAGAATTAATTGGTCGCAAATCACCAACACCAGTACAACTGAGCAGACATTAATACAGTTAAGTGTATTGGCCGAAGTACTCATTATCGCAGCCAAAGATTGGCTATATCAGTTAAGCTGCAAAGAATGGGGAACACCTACCGATTGTAAAGGTAATACGCAGCCTTTAATAATATTAGGTATGGGAAAATTAGGCGGGATGGAACTTAATTTTTCGTCTGATATCGATCTTATTTTCACATATCCAGAACATGGTATTACAAAGGGTGGACGGCGAGAGTTAGATAATTCTATTTTTTTTACTCGATTAGGACAGCGATTAATAAAAGCCCTCGATCAAATAACACAAGATGGCTTTGTCTATCGGGTTGATATGAGGCTTAGGCCACTTGGCGATGGCGGACCTTTAGTACTAAGCTTTGCGGCTATGGAAGATTACTATCAAGAGCAAGGTCGAGACTGGGAACGCTACGCCATGGTTAAAGCAAGGATACTTGGTGATCAAAGTGATCCTTATGCTAAAACGCTCTACACAATGTTAAAACCGTTTGTTTATCGGCGCTATATTGATTTTAGCGTATTACAATCATTACGTAATATGAAAGGGATGATTGAGCGTGAAGTGCGGCGGCGTAAACTTGATAATAATATTAAATTAGGGGCAGGCGGGATCAGAGAAGTTGAATTTATTGTACAGGTTTTTCAACTAATTAGAGGTGGGCGATTACCTGCTTTACAAACACGTTCGCTGCTTGAAGCATTAAGTATTATTGAACAAGATAAGTTACTTATGACGGAAGAAACCGATACACTTCGGCATAATTATCTTTTTTTACGACGCTGCGAAAATATTTTACAAGGTATTAATGATGAGCAAACACAAACCTTACCTGATGATGAGCTTGATAAGCAAAGGCTAGCACTTGCAATGGGTTTTGATTGCTGGCTTGATTTTAAACATCAATTAACAACCAATATGCATGCAAACCGTATGATTTTTAATGGACTTATTGGCCAAGATGATGAACAAAGTGTGCAAGCAAATTATAATCAACAATATGATGAGCTTTGGTCAAATGATTTAGAATTTGATGACATTAAACAAGTTTTACCTTTATTAAGTGATGATGATTCGCGGCAACTTTATCAACTCATCGCACAGTTTCGTGAAAATATTGGCAAGCGCACCATTGGTGTAAGGGGCCGTGATATTCTTGATCAGCTGATGCCTCGAATTTTTGCCTTTGCATGTGAAGATGAAGCCCGTTTGACTATTTTATCTCGAATATTACAATTACTGGTTAATATTGTTAGCCGAACTACCTATTTAGAATTATTAGTCGAGTATCCAAATGCCTTAAAACAATTAATTCGTTTATGTGCAGCATCGCCAATGGTAAGCGATCAACTGATGCGCTACCCATTATTATTAGATGAATTAATTGATTTTAACGCATTGTATAAAACGGTGCCAATTGATGGTTATAAAAGCGAATTGTATCAGTATTTATTACGAATAGAGTCGAATGACGAAGAGCAGCAGATTGAAGCATTAAGACAATTTAAGCAAATGCAATTATTACATATTGCAGCAAGTGATATTGCGCATATTCTACCAACAATGAAAGTGAGTGATCATTTAACCTATCTTGCTGAAGCAATGCTAGATTTTGTGGTACAAATTGCTTGGAACCAGATGGTTTTACGTTATGGCAAACCCGACTATTTAGTTGATGATACGCAAAAAGGTATTATTGTTGTTGCTTATGGAAAATTAGGCGGATTAGAACTAGGTTATAGTTCTGATTTAGATCTGGTTTTTTTACATGATTGCCCAGCTAATAGTATGACAACAGGTGATAAGATTATTGATAGTCGCCAATTTTATTTACGCTTAGTCCAACGTATCATTCATCTATTTAATATTAGAACCAATTCAGGTATTTTATATGAAGTTGATGTTCGCCTTAGGCCGCAAGGTGATGCTGGATTACTAGCTTGTACGCTCGATTCATTTGAAGATTATCAAATAAATGACGCTTGGACATGGGAACATCAAGCACTTGTTAGGGCGCGGGTTGTCTATGGTGAACCGATGCTACAATCACGATTTAATCAGATCCGTCACCGGATTTTAAGTAAACAACGTGATGAACAATTATTACGACAAGATGTAAGAGAGATGCGCGAAAAAATGCGTAGTCATTTAGGTAATCATGATAAACAACATTTTAATATTAAAGTTGATGCAGGTGGGATCGGCGATATTGAATTTATCTCTCAATATTTAGTGCTTAATTATGCAAATCAACAACCTAAAATGACGTTATGGAGTGACAATGTTCGAATTTTGGAGCTAGCTGCAAAATACGATATTATGCCTACTGATGAAGCTGAAATACTGACGCAAATTTACATCAATATGCGTAATGAAATCCATCTACTTTCTTTACAGCTATTATCTAGTCAAGTTGATGGACAATTATTTCAATCAGAGCGAGAGTTTGTTAATAAAAGCTGGCAGAAATGGTTAACAAAGTAA
- a CDS encoding CYTH domain-containing protein, which translates to MSEEIELKFEIESSSIKQLSTFLQTQRIDEEHSLHLTNSYYDSLDNILRRHHASIRIRGIEENAKQDEYEITLKSSGGGQSIAGLHSRLEFNAPLPNKQLNLSVLPATAFPSGLNADNLSKQLTLLFTTDFHRKTWLIYFNQSQIEVALDQGEISASGLNLPILEIELELKLGARVDLLLFAQKLSQFNIHLFSQSKAARGYRLVEGNDIKKIPQLITTNLPSSSVLPAILEFWQTNEEYALAHNDLNLYIKTLQQVDVNLTPILPSPQNEYSTELNQIYRKWFGQIRSITNIKSFAFSPINTQFKLYLMLLIF; encoded by the coding sequence ATGAGTGAAGAAATTGAACTAAAATTTGAGATTGAGTCGTCATCAATTAAGCAATTATCTACTTTTTTACAAACTCAACGTATTGATGAAGAACATAGCTTACATTTAACCAACAGTTACTACGATAGTCTTGACAATATTTTGCGGCGCCACCATGCAAGTATCCGAATTCGGGGTATTGAAGAAAATGCAAAACAAGATGAATACGAGATCACGTTAAAGTCGTCTGGTGGTGGGCAGTCAATCGCCGGTTTACATTCAAGGCTAGAATTTAATGCGCCATTACCTAATAAGCAGTTAAATTTGTCGGTGCTTCCTGCTACAGCTTTCCCTTCTGGATTGAATGCAGATAATTTATCAAAGCAACTAACTCTCTTATTTACAACAGACTTTCATCGTAAAACATGGCTGATTTATTTTAATCAAAGCCAAATTGAAGTTGCCTTAGATCAAGGCGAAATATCCGCGTCTGGATTAAATTTACCTATTTTGGAAATTGAATTAGAATTAAAGCTTGGCGCTAGAGTAGACTTATTACTTTTTGCTCAAAAATTAAGCCAGTTTAATATTCATCTTTTTTCACAAAGTAAAGCAGCTAGAGGTTATCGTTTAGTTGAGGGCAATGACATTAAAAAAATCCCTCAATTAATAACCACCAATTTGCCATCATCATCAGTACTACCAGCTATTTTAGAGTTTTGGCAAACCAATGAAGAATATGCTTTAGCGCATAATGATTTAAATCTTTATATAAAAACATTGCAGCAAGTCGATGTTAATCTAACGCCAATACTACCTTCCCCACAAAATGAATATTCTACAGAATTAAATCAGATATATCGTAAGTGGTTTGGTCAAATAAGATCAATTACAAATATAAAAAGCTTTGCATTTAGCCCAATTAACACGCAATTTAAGCTCTATTTGATGCTATTAATATTTTAA
- a CDS encoding nickel/cobalt transporter, whose product MQVKNIAHISLKLSLFAILITLGGLLIYSYWTELVIAAQSWQRYFHKQLIALLIKTKTDGLQTGLLLMSFSFLYGILHSAGPGHGKFIITTYLATQPKQLKKSLQLTILSSLMQALVAIVVISLMLIVLKLSTKYLKISEYWLMLTSYILIILVGLFLCYKAAKKLLNLTKFAYKQNLKIQKITRLTDASNTLTAQHNSCACCNYHVLSGQNKITRSTNWLDDLAIILAVGVRPCSGALLVLIFSFTMGSYYWGIMATLAMAIGTSITTSFFALLVHYARKFAEYLLRQQSSSSYQIFAIIIQFIGLVGGLVFILMGLILIVGIEHSVYATGNPLFAK is encoded by the coding sequence ATGCAAGTAAAAAACATTGCTCATATATCGCTTAAGCTAAGTTTATTTGCCATACTTATTACGCTTGGCGGGCTATTAATTTACAGCTATTGGACAGAGTTAGTTATAGCCGCTCAAAGCTGGCAACGTTACTTTCATAAACAATTAATAGCGCTATTAATTAAAACGAAAACAGATGGACTACAGACAGGATTATTGTTAATGTCGTTTAGTTTTTTGTATGGCATTTTGCACTCTGCAGGGCCTGGGCACGGAAAATTTATCATTACTACCTATCTAGCAACTCAGCCTAAACAATTAAAGAAAAGTTTACAACTCACGATATTATCATCGTTAATGCAAGCACTCGTTGCAATTGTAGTAATTAGCTTAATGTTAATAGTACTCAAGTTATCGACTAAATACCTAAAAATAAGTGAGTATTGGTTGATGTTAACAAGTTACATATTAATCATCTTAGTTGGCTTGTTTTTATGCTATAAAGCCGCAAAAAAGTTACTTAATTTAACCAAATTTGCTTATAAACAAAATTTAAAAATACAAAAAATAACGCGGTTAACTGACGCCTCAAATACCTTAACGGCACAACATAATTCATGTGCATGTTGTAATTATCATGTTCTTAGTGGGCAAAATAAAATAACTCGTTCTACAAACTGGCTTGATGATTTAGCGATAATTTTAGCGGTAGGTGTTAGGCCATGTTCGGGCGCATTGTTAGTATTAATTTTTTCATTTACGATGGGAAGCTACTATTGGGGCATTATGGCTACATTAGCGATGGCAATTGGCACAAGCATTACCACCTCATTTTTTGCATTATTAGTTCATTATGCCCGCAAATTTGCTGAATACTTATTAAGGCAACAATCAAGTTCTTCATATCAAATATTTGCGATAATAATACAGTTTATTGGATTAGTTGGCGGACTTGTATTTATCTTAATGGGACTGATATTAATCGTCGGTATTGAGCACTCTGTCTACGCTACTGGTAATCCTTTGTTTGCTAAGTAG